The following coding sequences lie in one Prochlorococcus marinus XMU1412 genomic window:
- a CDS encoding HAD family hydrolase — protein sequence MSSQKIFLFDFDGVIVDGMQEYWHSSLLACERYLNSPNITIDQKLYQGVPNSFKEIRPWVKYGWEMILIVHEIIKTENPLKSDNKDDFINNYHQNCQRILNENSWIAEDIQKMLDKSRKYQIDKDFKSWVNLHKPFFEIINFMKELSKRGIKTGVITTKGKIFAEKILKQLNIFPEFIFGYESGTKIKIAEKVTQTYEILGFIEDRKKTLIDIKQNSETSHIPCFLADWGYLKESDKNKLSNEIKLLKLGNLGELVAI from the coding sequence GTGTCTTCTCAAAAAATTTTTCTATTTGATTTTGATGGAGTAATAGTTGATGGAATGCAAGAATATTGGCATAGCTCCTTGCTGGCCTGTGAAAGATATTTAAATTCACCCAACATCACTATTGATCAAAAACTTTATCAAGGAGTACCAAATTCTTTCAAAGAAATTAGGCCTTGGGTTAAATATGGTTGGGAAATGATTCTAATTGTTCACGAAATTATAAAAACAGAAAATCCATTAAAAAGTGATAATAAAGATGATTTCATTAATAATTATCATCAAAATTGCCAGAGGATATTAAATGAAAATTCTTGGATAGCAGAAGATATACAAAAAATGTTAGATAAGTCTCGCAAGTACCAAATTGATAAAGATTTTAAATCGTGGGTAAATTTACATAAACCTTTTTTTGAAATTATAAATTTTATGAAAGAATTAAGCAAAAGAGGAATAAAAACTGGAGTTATAACAACTAAAGGTAAAATATTTGCAGAAAAAATTCTTAAACAATTAAATATTTTTCCAGAATTTATTTTTGGTTATGAATCAGGAACAAAAATCAAAATAGCTGAAAAAGTCACACAAACTTATGAAATTTTAGGCTTTATAGAAGATAGAAAAAAAACTCTAATCGATATTAAACAAAATTCAGAAACTTCTCACATTCCATGCTTCCTAGCTGATTGGGGATATTTGAAAGAATCAGATAAAAATAAGCTAAGTAATGAAATCAAATTATTAAAATTAGGAAACCTTGGAGAATTAGTTGCAATTTAA
- the recA gene encoding recombinase RecA yields the protein MSLEEKKKTESKEKDKALSLVLGQIERNFGRGSIMRLGDASRMKVETISTGALTLDLALGGGYPKGRVVEVYGPESSGKTTLTLHAIAEVQKNGGVAAFVDAEHALDPVYAASLGVDVENLLVSQPDTGEMALEIVDQLIRSSAVDLVVVDSVAALTPRAEIEGEMGDHVIGSQARLMSQAMRKITGNIGKSGCTVIFLNQLRLKIGVTYGNPETTTGGNALKFYASVRLDIRRIQTLKRGTEEYGIRAKVKVAKNKVAPPFRIAEFDILFGKGISTTGCLLDLAEETNIIIRRGAWYNYEGENIGQGRDNTILWLDQNLEIRNKVESMVKEKLTEGTEVSSNSMKALNSSPANTIAVNDIKTVA from the coding sequence ATGAGCCTTGAAGAAAAGAAAAAAACTGAATCAAAAGAAAAAGACAAGGCATTAAGTCTTGTCTTAGGTCAAATAGAAAGAAATTTTGGACGAGGTTCAATAATGAGACTTGGTGACGCCTCAAGAATGAAAGTAGAAACAATATCTACTGGAGCGCTCACATTAGATTTAGCATTAGGAGGAGGCTATCCAAAAGGAAGAGTAGTAGAAGTTTACGGACCAGAAAGTTCAGGAAAAACTACATTAACGCTTCACGCGATTGCGGAAGTCCAAAAAAATGGAGGAGTAGCTGCATTTGTAGATGCTGAGCATGCACTCGATCCAGTTTATGCGGCCTCTTTAGGTGTTGATGTTGAAAATTTATTAGTTTCACAGCCAGATACTGGTGAAATGGCTCTAGAAATAGTTGACCAACTCATAAGATCGAGTGCGGTAGATCTTGTTGTTGTTGACTCGGTCGCAGCACTAACCCCAAGAGCCGAGATAGAAGGAGAGATGGGAGATCACGTAATTGGAAGCCAAGCAAGGCTAATGAGCCAAGCAATGAGGAAAATAACAGGAAATATTGGCAAATCTGGATGTACGGTAATATTCCTGAATCAATTACGCCTAAAAATTGGCGTTACATACGGTAATCCAGAAACAACCACAGGAGGTAATGCATTAAAATTTTACGCCTCAGTAAGACTTGATATCAGAAGAATTCAAACTCTTAAAAGAGGTACTGAGGAATATGGCATAAGAGCAAAAGTGAAAGTAGCAAAAAACAAAGTTGCACCACCATTTAGAATTGCAGAATTTGATATTCTCTTTGGGAAAGGTATTAGTACAACAGGATGCTTATTAGATTTAGCAGAAGAGACTAATATCATCATAAGGAGAGGTGCTTGGTATAATTATGAAGGAGAAAATATTGGACAAGGAAGAGATAATACAATTCTTTGGCTTGATCAAAACTTAGAAATCAGGAATAAAGTAGAATCGATGGTTAAAGAGAAATTAACAGAAGGAACTGAAGTCAGTTCTAATTCAATGAAAGCATTAAATAGCAGCCCTGCTAATACAATCGCTGTTAATGATATAAAAACAGTAGCTTAG
- a CDS encoding LdpA C-terminal domain-containing domain has product MIKTKNKKDKWIKLICGASNEDIVAIEDLCAIYTAAGVDYIDVAAEESIVYAAKKGIDWAKKVFKNSPGLMISISDGNDIHFRKAKFDPLKCPPSCPRPCEKVCPTFAIDNFGIKESKCYGCGRCLNSCPLNLISEYEYNLSKNDLASTLQKIRPNAVEIHTEINRLDSFTKVVRILQSSGIKFDKISISCGLNQSFKQAQEPEDLLKALWERYEILNKLDIPLIWQLDGRPMSGDLAPTTSRDAVKLFEKIGSDLPPGLIQLAGGTNEKTHELLNSNNLPDGIAFGSAARKIMQPLIEFAHKNNKKLYDYPEIMGLAIKKAQKFLEPWKSSSFK; this is encoded by the coding sequence TTGATTAAAACCAAGAATAAAAAAGATAAATGGATTAAGTTAATTTGTGGTGCCAGTAATGAAGATATTGTTGCCATAGAAGATTTATGTGCAATTTATACTGCTGCTGGTGTCGACTACATAGATGTTGCAGCAGAAGAATCTATAGTTTATGCAGCAAAAAAAGGAATCGATTGGGCAAAAAAAGTCTTTAAAAACTCCCCTGGATTAATGATAAGTATTAGTGATGGTAATGATATCCACTTTCGAAAAGCAAAATTTGATCCTTTAAAATGTCCCCCTAGTTGTCCAAGACCATGTGAAAAAGTATGCCCCACCTTTGCAATTGATAATTTCGGAATTAAAGAGAGTAAATGTTATGGATGTGGAAGATGTTTAAATAGTTGTCCTCTAAATCTAATTAGTGAATATGAATATAATTTGTCAAAAAATGATTTAGCATCAACACTTCAAAAAATAAGGCCTAATGCAGTAGAAATTCATACAGAAATCAATCGCCTAGATTCTTTCACAAAAGTTGTAAGAATCCTTCAAAGTTCTGGAATAAAATTTGACAAGATATCTATTAGTTGTGGATTAAATCAATCTTTCAAACAAGCCCAAGAGCCCGAAGATCTTTTGAAAGCTCTTTGGGAAAGATATGAAATTCTGAATAAGCTAGATATTCCCCTTATTTGGCAACTAGATGGAAGGCCAATGTCTGGAGATCTTGCTCCTACAACAAGTAGAGATGCTGTTAAGTTGTTTGAAAAAATCGGTTCAGATCTTCCACCAGGATTAATTCAATTAGCAGGAGGAACAAATGAAAAAACTCATGAATTGTTGAATTCAAACAATCTCCCAGATGGAATAGCATTTGGAAGTGCTGCAAGAAAAATTATGCAGCCCCTTATAGAATTTGCTCACAAAAATAACAAAAAACTCTATGACTATCCTGAAATAATGGGTTTGGCGATCAAAAAAGCTCAGAAATTTCTAGAGCCATGGAAATCGAGCTCATTCAAATAA
- a CDS encoding DUF2839 domain-containing protein: MGEAKRRKTLGLPPKKNNTKTKIDESPRLFEWLPFTINQRDNLIKLSIKASWFGIGGLVILWIVVRFIGPAAGWWTLADSL; encoded by the coding sequence ATGGGAGAAGCAAAAAGACGTAAAACACTTGGTTTACCTCCAAAAAAAAATAATACTAAAACTAAAATTGATGAATCTCCAAGATTATTTGAATGGCTTCCCTTTACAATCAATCAAAGAGATAACCTAATTAAATTAAGTATTAAGGCCAGTTGGTTTGGAATCGGAGGGTTAGTAATCTTATGGATTGTAGTGAGATTTATAGGCCCTGCTGCTGGGTGGTGGACTTTAGCTGATTCTTTATAA
- a CDS encoding prephenate/arogenate dehydrogenase: MKIGIVGLGLIGGSLGLKLQSLNHTIYGIANNEFNEKKAKDKKLANFVSCDLSLLKKCELIILALPIKDLINPSRQLVASIPEETILTDVGSVKEPIVNTWENSHPLFIGSHPMAGTEKKGVDSGFEGLFKNAKWIITPTQNSDLNSVRTISELIKSMDCEICQASPKEHDEAVSLISHLPIFLASALIETAQTKNNQSLLDLSQKLAATGFADTSRVGGGNEQLGLDLAINNQINVLNSINNFKNKLNILESLIKEKNWDLLSKKLAEAKENRQNFIN; encoded by the coding sequence ATGAAAATTGGAATAGTAGGATTAGGATTAATTGGTGGTTCTTTAGGATTAAAACTCCAAAGTCTAAATCATACAATTTATGGAATAGCAAATAATGAATTTAATGAAAAAAAAGCTAAGGATAAAAAACTTGCAAATTTTGTGAGCTGTGATCTGAGCTTATTAAAAAAATGTGAGCTAATAATTTTGGCATTACCTATCAAAGATTTGATCAATCCGTCGCGACAATTAGTAGCATCAATACCTGAGGAGACAATACTAACTGATGTAGGGTCTGTAAAAGAACCAATTGTAAATACATGGGAAAATTCACATCCTCTATTTATTGGATCTCATCCAATGGCAGGCACAGAAAAAAAAGGAGTTGATTCAGGTTTTGAAGGTCTTTTTAAAAATGCAAAATGGATTATTACCCCAACACAAAATAGTGATTTAAATTCAGTCAGAACTATTTCCGAGCTCATAAAATCAATGGATTGTGAAATTTGCCAAGCTTCGCCAAAAGAGCATGATGAAGCAGTATCTCTAATTTCTCATTTGCCTATATTTTTAGCTTCTGCCCTCATAGAAACTGCGCAAACAAAAAATAATCAATCTTTATTAGATCTCTCGCAAAAATTAGCTGCTACAGGATTCGCTGACACTTCGAGAGTTGGCGGAGGCAATGAACAACTAGGCCTAGATTTAGCTATTAATAATCAGATTAATGTTTTAAATTCCATAAATAATTTTAAAAATAAGCTGAATATACTGGAATCTCTTATTAAAGAAAAAAATTGGGATTTACTTTCTAAAAAACTTGCTGAAGCAAAAGAAAACAGACAAAATTTTATAAACTAA
- a CDS encoding fructosamine kinase family protein has protein sequence MQKLSPIEINEICEELGETYPKSIEQVHGGDIHNAWRIEFSNKKLFLKRNIRNKKFLEFEKYCLQNLRKYINQENLVIPEVIAYKNIKNTEILLIEWIDMHNFHQKKLGKGLGELHLKSAESNPKMFGFPVEGFIGTTDQKKGLENNWIDCFLNLRIIPQLLILESKIIDKEIINKVKEKIKSELLKHKPINALVHGDLWSGNAGMDKNGKGVIFDPASWWADNEVDIAMTKLFGGFRKEFYEEYHRIFPKKNGFEKRIIIYNFYHILNHANMFGGGYLKQVEDYVKAILNM, from the coding sequence ATGCAAAAATTATCTCCTATTGAAATTAACGAAATTTGTGAAGAATTAGGTGAAACCTATCCAAAAAGTATTGAACAAGTACATGGTGGCGATATTCATAATGCATGGCGAATAGAATTCTCAAACAAAAAGTTATTCCTTAAAAGAAACATTAGAAACAAAAAATTTCTTGAATTTGAAAAATATTGTCTCCAAAATTTGAGAAAATACATTAATCAAGAAAACTTAGTTATTCCTGAAGTTATTGCATATAAAAATATAAAAAATACAGAGATTCTTTTAATTGAATGGATAGATATGCATAACTTTCACCAAAAAAAGCTTGGAAAAGGTTTAGGTGAATTGCACTTGAAATCAGCTGAATCTAACCCCAAAATGTTTGGGTTTCCAGTTGAGGGTTTTATCGGAACAACAGATCAGAAAAAAGGCTTAGAAAATAATTGGATAGATTGTTTTTTAAACTTAAGGATAATACCTCAATTATTAATTCTTGAATCGAAAATTATAGATAAGGAAATTATAAATAAAGTTAAAGAAAAAATTAAATCAGAATTGCTGAAGCACAAACCAATAAATGCTCTAGTTCATGGTGATTTATGGTCAGGAAATGCAGGAATGGACAAAAATGGAAAGGGGGTTATATTTGACCCTGCATCTTGGTGGGCAGATAATGAAGTAGATATAGCTATGACAAAACTATTTGGAGGTTTTAGAAAAGAATTTTATGAAGAATATCATAGAATTTTTCCTAAAAAAAACGGATTTGAAAAAAGAATTATTATTTATAATTTTTATCACATATTGAATCACGCCAATATGTTTGGAGGAGGGTACTTAAAACAAGTTGAAGATTACGTAAAAGCAATTCTTAATATGTAA
- the ndhN gene encoding NAD(P)H-quinone oxidoreductase subunit N — protein MPLLLSGKKFHNDLKTNKCLAIFAPLEGGYETRLLRRMRAKGFKTFITSARGLGDPEVFLLKLHGVRPPHLGHQSVGRNGALGEVQQVIPQASELFNENDKNKLLWLLEGQVLSQSELESLIEICTNDNKLTIVVEMGGSRKLEWKPLSNYILDEFES, from the coding sequence ATGCCATTACTTCTCTCAGGGAAAAAGTTTCATAACGATTTAAAAACTAACAAATGTCTCGCAATATTTGCTCCTCTTGAAGGTGGTTATGAAACTCGTCTTTTGAGGAGAATGAGGGCCAAAGGCTTTAAAACTTTTATAACTTCAGCAAGAGGGCTTGGAGATCCAGAAGTTTTCTTGCTCAAATTGCATGGCGTTAGACCACCTCACCTTGGTCATCAAAGTGTAGGAAGAAACGGAGCGCTTGGGGAAGTTCAACAAGTAATCCCACAAGCTTCTGAGTTATTTAATGAAAATGATAAAAATAAATTACTTTGGTTATTAGAAGGTCAAGTATTATCTCAATCTGAATTAGAAAGCTTAATAGAGATTTGCACTAACGATAATAAACTAACAATAGTTGTTGAAATGGGGGGTTCAAGAAAACTTGAATGGAAACCATTAAGTAATTATATTTTGGATGAATTTGAAAGTTAA
- the moeB gene encoding molybdopterin-synthase adenylyltransferase MoeB: MSKDIKFNFLNSDEEERYQKHLTLKEIGYEGQLNLKNSSVLCIGAGGLGSPVLLYLAAAGIGRIGIVDNDQVEKSNLQRQIIHETNTIGNLKIDSAKERIKKFNPNCEILTFSERINPKNALELIKEFDVICDCSDNFGTRYLINDSCLILNKPLVFGSVQGFEGQVSVFNLYKNSPNLRDLLPESPSKNAAPSCSEYGVVGVSTGLIGILQVNEIIKIILKKGEILDGKILIFDLLNMNMKKLHLKSDQSNKRIKNLTQFKGFYNINEYCENNNEINSINANDFNSLFKAKPNKILLIDVRENEEFSTSAIEGSISIPLSHLNQESDLKFIQKESLNKEVFTICKSGKRSEKASRILSKFKIQSRSINGGIEKVKKIL, encoded by the coding sequence ATGTCCAAAGATATAAAATTTAATTTCTTAAACTCTGATGAAGAAGAAAGATATCAAAAACACCTTACCCTCAAAGAGATAGGTTATGAGGGCCAACTAAATCTTAAAAACAGCTCTGTGTTATGTATTGGAGCAGGTGGGCTTGGGTCTCCCGTTTTGCTTTATCTAGCTGCAGCAGGAATTGGGAGAATTGGAATAGTTGATAATGATCAAGTTGAAAAGTCTAATCTCCAGAGACAGATAATTCATGAAACAAATACCATTGGCAATCTTAAAATTGATTCTGCTAAGGAAAGAATTAAAAAATTCAATCCTAATTGTGAAATATTAACCTTTTCAGAGAGAATTAATCCTAAAAATGCTCTTGAATTAATAAAGGAGTTTGATGTTATTTGTGATTGCTCGGATAACTTTGGCACAAGATATTTAATAAATGATTCATGCCTAATATTAAATAAACCTTTAGTCTTTGGAAGTGTACAAGGCTTTGAAGGGCAAGTGAGTGTTTTCAATCTATATAAAAATAGCCCTAATTTAAGAGATTTACTTCCAGAATCACCTTCAAAAAATGCTGCCCCTAGTTGTTCAGAATACGGGGTTGTGGGTGTTTCAACAGGTTTAATAGGAATTCTTCAGGTTAATGAAATTATCAAAATAATTTTAAAAAAAGGTGAAATTTTAGATGGGAAGATTTTAATTTTTGATCTATTGAATATGAATATGAAAAAATTGCATCTAAAAAGTGATCAATCAAATAAAAGAATAAAAAATCTTACACAGTTTAAAGGCTTTTATAATATTAACGAATATTGTGAGAATAATAATGAAATTAACAGTATCAATGCTAATGACTTTAATAGTTTATTCAAAGCAAAACCCAACAAAATTCTTTTAATTGATGTTAGAGAAAATGAAGAATTTTCTACATCTGCAATTGAGGGATCTATCTCAATTCCCTTAAGTCATTTGAACCAAGAATCTGACTTAAAATTTATTCAAAAAGAAAGTTTAAATAAAGAGGTTTTCACTATATGTAAATCGGGGAAACGTTCTGAAAAAGCTTCAAGAATCTTGTCTAAATTCAAAATTCAGTCAAGATCTATTAACGGCGGTATCGAAAAGGTAAAAAAAATATTGTGA
- the crtD gene encoding C-3',4' desaturase CrtD produces MKKSEVIVVGAGIAGLTSAAILSKQGLSVTLIESHTQAGGCAGTFKRKNYTFDVGATQVAGLEKGGIHSRIFDYLDIPSPEATILDPACIVDLNDGGNPIPIWYEKSKWIAEREMQFPGSQRFWKLCTLIHESNWIFANNNPVLPISNFWDFSQLLKALVPSNLVTSILLKSTIFDLLRICGLSKNERLIKFLNLQLKLYSQEDVYSTAALYGSTVLQMCQQPHGLWHLKKSMQSLSESLESSLIKTGVNLIFGQEVNSITFDDVNMCWQLSANSKKKSFIYQAKDVIYTAPPQSLLKHLKDPLERKKNYKHRLNNLPDPSGAVVFYSALKKEHIKKTCSNHYQFVSKEFCSLFVSISDDGDGRAPKGEVTLIASIFTKTKDWFDLDKQTYLKKKNGFMKKISLELESQFDIDPEKWLHRELATPLGFEKWTKRPNGIVGGLGQNPDIFGLFGLSSRTPFEGLWLCGDSIYPGEGTAGVSQSALMVSRQILASKGIENFSL; encoded by the coding sequence ATGAAAAAGTCTGAAGTTATTGTTGTAGGCGCCGGTATAGCAGGACTAACTTCTGCAGCGATTTTATCAAAACAAGGCTTATCAGTGACTTTAATCGAATCTCATACTCAAGCCGGAGGATGTGCCGGTACTTTTAAAAGAAAGAATTATACTTTCGATGTTGGCGCAACTCAGGTTGCTGGTTTAGAGAAAGGAGGAATACATTCTAGAATTTTTGATTATTTAGATATTCCATCCCCAGAAGCCACAATTTTAGACCCTGCTTGCATTGTTGATTTAAATGATGGTGGTAATCCTATACCTATTTGGTATGAAAAAAGTAAATGGATTGCTGAACGAGAAATGCAGTTTCCTGGGAGTCAAAGATTTTGGAAGCTTTGTACCCTAATACATGAAAGTAATTGGATATTTGCTAATAATAATCCTGTATTACCAATAAGTAATTTTTGGGATTTTTCTCAACTTCTCAAAGCACTAGTACCTTCAAACCTTGTCACAAGTATCTTACTTAAATCTACTATTTTTGATCTATTGCGGATATGTGGATTATCCAAGAATGAGCGATTGATTAAATTCTTAAATCTTCAACTAAAACTTTATTCTCAAGAGGACGTTTATAGTACTGCAGCATTATATGGATCTACTGTTCTTCAGATGTGTCAACAGCCACATGGTCTGTGGCATCTTAAAAAATCTATGCAGTCTTTAAGTGAATCATTAGAAAGTTCATTAATTAAAACTGGAGTTAATTTAATTTTTGGACAAGAAGTTAATTCTATAACTTTTGACGACGTAAATATGTGTTGGCAACTATCTGCTAATTCGAAAAAAAAATCATTTATTTATCAAGCAAAAGATGTGATTTATACCGCGCCTCCACAATCTTTGCTCAAGCATTTGAAAGATCCTTTAGAAAGAAAAAAAAATTATAAACATCGACTTAATAATTTGCCTGATCCAAGTGGAGCTGTAGTTTTTTATTCAGCATTAAAAAAGGAACATATTAAAAAAACATGCTCCAATCATTATCAATTTGTTTCAAAAGAATTTTGTTCGTTATTTGTATCAATTAGTGATGATGGTGATGGAAGAGCGCCAAAAGGTGAGGTTACTTTAATTGCCAGTATCTTTACCAAAACTAAAGATTGGTTTGATCTAGATAAACAAACTTATTTAAAGAAAAAAAATGGTTTCATGAAAAAAATATCCCTTGAATTGGAAAGTCAATTTGATATTGATCCTGAAAAATGGCTACATAGAGAATTAGCAACTCCATTGGGCTTTGAAAAATGGACAAAAAGACCTAATGGAATAGTAGGCGGGCTTGGTCAAAATCCAGATATTTTTGGTTTATTTGGATTATCAAGTAGGACACCTTTTGAAGGTTTATGGTTATGTGGAGATTCGATTTATCCAGGAGAGGGGACTGCAGGTGTTAGTCAGTCTGCATTAATGGTTTCAAGGCAAATTTTAGCTTCCAAAGGTATAGAAAATTTTAGTTTATAA
- a CDS encoding CAAD domain-containing protein has translation MSDNTPESNQDSGSDTSSETKSFSEKYSDVMGKVNETLGNVDWTQMGKYGKAAGIIAVVVIAQIIIKVVIDTINFFPILPGLLELLGVIVVGQWSWQNLRTSENREAVLDKVQNLKKTYLG, from the coding sequence ATGAGTGATAACACTCCAGAGTCAAACCAAGACTCCGGCTCCGATACAAGCTCAGAAACCAAAAGTTTTTCAGAGAAGTACTCTGATGTTATGGGAAAAGTCAACGAAACCCTTGGTAATGTTGATTGGACTCAAATGGGTAAGTACGGCAAGGCGGCAGGCATAATTGCTGTTGTCGTAATAGCTCAGATAATAATTAAAGTTGTCATTGACACGATAAACTTTTTCCCAATTCTCCCTGGTTTACTAGAACTACTGGGCGTAATTGTTGTCGGTCAATGGAGCTGGCAAAATCTTCGTACCAGTGAAAATCGTGAAGCTGTTTTAGATAAGGTACAAAATCTTAAGAAGACATATTTAGGGTAG
- a CDS encoding DNA helicase has translation MLEILSHQYLKNFLRDQSINWEHIYSFGRIVSKCIENDSTYLINSEIFSSYDWLPPILISLFLKEEDSTFILSKEKIQFISQFQIDSLKNLGFNFILKNDQFIFANHHVNLITIQNFLNDPNSRNLRNHRIVYSGIEDIKQDLKNHFRISLLKKDWTKNFREFELINQKFIKVYDSLKKKFFLRKVLGNSYISLDEKEIRFLSNFFYENSFFSDKFSSVNKALSQGWACWVKLNDTNLDWNLYLQPIDELFQIKEFFSNNKFVFLSALRKDNFFQMYFKKHSLDIDLVINFKSNFEEKKISLYIPTKQLLPNNPLFTNSILDKCKKLILFRKGLTLVLSDDIDLKTNLATELASTYGKRVLLETIPSGRNEILCSSFDWWIMNSYLIQIPEQIIIPLLPIPNMSEPINAITVSHKNKLSQDWFRDFFLPQARIKLERSISPLRRNSGKLIILDGRANKRNWGRLLLQNIQPSKQINYMLPFD, from the coding sequence ATGCTTGAAATTTTAAGTCATCAATATTTGAAAAATTTTTTGAGAGATCAAAGTATTAATTGGGAGCACATATATTCTTTTGGGAGGATAGTTTCCAAATGTATTGAAAATGATTCTACCTATCTAATTAATTCAGAAATTTTCTCTAGCTATGATTGGTTACCTCCAATTTTGATTTCTTTATTTTTAAAGGAAGAGGATTCAACTTTTATTTTATCTAAAGAAAAAATCCAATTTATAAGCCAATTTCAGATTGATTCATTGAAAAATCTAGGTTTTAATTTTATTTTGAAAAATGATCAATTTATTTTTGCAAATCATCATGTTAATTTGATAACTATCCAAAATTTTCTTAATGATCCCAATTCTCGTAATCTTAGAAATCATCGAATAGTTTATTCAGGAATTGAGGATATAAAACAGGATTTAAAAAATCATTTTAGGATTTCTTTACTTAAAAAGGATTGGACAAAAAATTTTAGAGAATTTGAATTAATCAATCAAAAATTTATAAAAGTATATGATTCGTTGAAGAAAAAGTTCTTCTTGAGAAAGGTCTTAGGAAATAGTTATATCAGTTTAGATGAAAAAGAAATTAGGTTTTTGTCAAACTTTTTTTATGAAAATTCTTTTTTTTCTGATAAATTTTCAAGCGTCAACAAAGCATTATCTCAAGGTTGGGCATGCTGGGTAAAGTTAAACGATACAAATTTAGATTGGAATTTGTATTTACAGCCAATAGATGAACTTTTTCAAATTAAGGAATTTTTTTCAAATAATAAATTTGTTTTTTTATCAGCATTGAGAAAAGATAATTTTTTCCAGATGTATTTTAAAAAGCATAGTTTAGATATTGACTTGGTTATTAATTTTAAGAGTAATTTTGAAGAGAAAAAGATTTCTTTATATATACCCACTAAACAGTTGCTTCCTAATAATCCTCTTTTTACCAATTCAATCTTGGACAAATGCAAAAAGTTAATACTTTTTAGAAAGGGTTTAACTTTAGTGTTGTCTGATGATATTGATTTAAAAACTAATCTTGCTACAGAATTAGCTTCTACTTACGGGAAGAGAGTATTACTTGAGACAATTCCCTCAGGAAGAAATGAAATCCTTTGCTCTAGTTTTGACTGGTGGATTATGAATTCTTATTTAATTCAAATTCCAGAACAAATTATCATTCCTTTACTTCCAATTCCGAATATGTCAGAACCCATTAATGCAATTACTGTCTCTCATAAAAATAAGCTTTCTCAAGATTGGTTTAGAGACTTCTTTCTTCCTCAAGCTAGAATTAAACTTGAAAGATCTATTTCTCCTTTAAGAAGAAATTCAGGTAAGTTAATAATTCTAGATGGAAGAGCAAATAAAAGAAACTGGGGAAGATTACTTTTGCAAAACATTCAACCCTCAAAACAAATTAACTATATGCTACCTTTTGATTAG